In Oreochromis niloticus isolate F11D_XX linkage group LG12, O_niloticus_UMD_NMBU, whole genome shotgun sequence, the DNA window TCATGGGAGAATCAATAGCAGCCATTTGACTGTTAGTCAGCATGCTGATGAAGCCTAGAGAATCTCGAGTCACACCAAATCGACCCTCccagcagttttttttccccctaaataTATGCAGCAGCCAGTGATTTTTAGACTGAGTTGTGGCCTTGATACTGAGGACACTGCCTCTTTGTGCTAGCGTATACGAGAGTCTGTGTTTCCTACATACTCACTGAATTAATTACCTTAAAATATACTCTATACACACATAGTTTCCAGTGATGTCATTGTGAATTCCACATAGAGTCATTTTGTTAAAAACTCCAGCTGGATATGCCTTACTTTTTTTTCAAGATTCTTTCTTGCTGTTCACTTCTAATAAAGTTTACATTTCCTTAGGACTCATGAAGGTTGTAGAGAGTTCTGAAAGGAGATGAAGCAGTGTCTGACATAAAAACTGTGAAACAAATGTGCAGCATTTTAGAGGTTTAAAGGGGGCCAACTAAATGTTCTCTTAGTTATTACTCACTCTAGTTAGCtctatagttttgttttttacctgcTTAGACTTTCCAAATCCTGTTTGAGAATGAAAGTCTGACTCTGAACTGAAGAATCAGGTCTTCTTGTTGTTTATacttcattttgttgtttttggtttggTAGGTAAAGGTTCAGAGATGGATTACGCACACATGAAACTGAAACGAGCTGAATAGCTAGGCTAGATACTTCtagttttacaaaaataaaaacctgcaCAATTTTTTCCCTCTGTTTTAGGTACACAATGAACATTTGTAACTTAAAAAAAGGAGCAGAAATATGCTTCTTTGTTTATCTTCCAAGTAGTGAAATTAAtgtgaaattaatttaattttaattttagtcAAAATTCGATCTCTAATAATCTAGATGAGGGCAGCACAGTGATCTGGTGGTTAGCACCatcgcctcacagcaagaaattCCTGGTTTCAAATTCCTGCGTTCGCCTGTTCTttctgtgcctgtgtgggttctcttcaTGTTAACCTGACATATATGTCTCTTCTGGACTGTCGCTTCCTCCCACAGACCAAAAGACATGCATTTTCTTGCTgtgtggtcagagggcccggtggcgccagtgtccggcagcctcgcctctgtcagtgcgccccagggtggctgtggctacaacgtagcttgccatcaccagtgtgtgaatgggtgaatgactggatatgtaaagcgctttggggtccttagggactagaaaagcgctatataaatacaggccatttaccatttatgttaggttaactggtgattttgAAGTGGTCGTTGGTGGGAATGGTCTCTGTACATACATTACAATAATACAGCGTTTTTGTAACATTTATGAAGTTGTCTAATTGTTTATAAAGTGTGGCATGAGGAAAAAGGATCTATTAGCATAGCAATAATAAACTACCAGATGATATTCAAAGCATGCTTTGTTTGAGAGAACAAAGTTATATTTTAAAGAGTTTTTGGAACTTCAAACCTCTGAATGTGCGTACTACCAGGAAAAGCTTTAGTGTTTCTGTGCATGGAGTGAAACTGTGGTGCAGTTTGAATGTGGAGATGAGATCTGATCTTCATAAGagacaaagaaacagaaaatgatgATTTTCCGTGAATGTTTCTGATTAGAAAGTTGTTATTTGGTGCTTATTTGGATTGTACAGTTAACTCATTAAAACTGGAGGTACCAGTTGGCTTTGATGTGTGGCATTATAGAGTCACAATGTGATAATAATTTGTACTATATGTGGTGATTATATTATATTAGAAAGatgtttattgttattattgggGTTTATATCAGTAAGAAATCTGGATGAACACCTGTGTTTTtgcaaataaatcaaattaGACGTATGCTACTTtggtaataaataaaacatttagctGCATATTAGctttaaaaatggtaaatgtttATATTCCAGACCAGTATCAGTTTATTTTAGCTGTGAACCATTAACTGATCAAACTTACTCCAGCAGCGTTGGtggtgaaagcaaaaaaaaggtcTGAACAAtgtttaattcttatttttccTTGGTGACTTTTTGGAAGTATAACTAGGAGGACTCTGGAGTAGCCTTTTATATGTATACGTCCATGCTACTATCAGCAATTCAGGTTCAGCCAAATTAAGAGGTTAAGTCACCAGGTGAAGTATGTTGCCTATGACACGCTGCATGTTCAAGATTCCTGAGCTAGATAAAATGATTCCACCGTGAAGCTTTGCTTTGTCTTTTAGCGCCCACTTCATTTTTGTTGCTCTGTGATACTAAGCTGTTCCTTTATTTGtcaagttttttctttcttatttagttattttaagTAAAGTTTAGCTACAAGTTTAGCAACTTCACTGATATTACACAGTCTTTGAGTAATTGTGTTAAATTGTCTTTTTCTCAGTATTAACCAAAATAATCACGATTAGCTTTACCTCCAAGTCAGAATTCAGATTGACGGTGTGTTCAAAGGCTCTCGGATGTTTAAACCCGGCGTTATGAATGCACTGTTGAATTAAAGATTCCACTGAGTCAGCCTGTTTCTCCAGTCTTACAGGTTGAGCTGTCGTGATGGCCGATCACACTGATGTCAGCCTGCAGCCGGAGGAGCGCGTCCGCGCCCTGACCAAGAAGGGCAGCTCGGTGGAGATTAACGACGACATGCCCCCACGCCGCTACTTCCGCTCAGGCATGGAGATGATCCGCATGGCTAACATCTACACGGAGGAGGGCAACATCGAGCATGCCTTTgtcctttataataaatatattacgTGAGTgtcttttcacatttccatcCATATTGACTGAAGCAAGCTGAAGGAGTTTACGTAAAGACCTCCCTCGAGAGTTTTCTGACCTTTACTGGTCCtgatggttttttttcccctcctaaGGCTCTTTATAGAAAAACTTCCCAAACATCGGGATTACAAGACAGCCAACATTCCTGAGAAAAAGGACACACTAAAGGTGCtcatacagttttattttgtttgtttatttgcactACTAATTGTTTTCAAGGAAAGTTTGACACTTATTTCATTCTGATTAATCTACAGAAACTGAAGGACGTTGCGTTTCCTCAGGCTGAGATTCTCAAAAAAGCTCTACTGAAAAGATTTGAACAGGAATATGCTCAATATCTTGTCAAAAAGGTGAGCTGAAACACTCTTTTGTGAATTTACACCCTTGCATCACGTTGCTACATTAAGTCACACTGGAAAGGTTTAAGAGATTAGaagtaattaaataaaatccaatttacatttaaagtccATAAGCAGGTGAATCATTAACAAGTCCCACAGTAACCTCATATCACAGTTCATTAATATGCACCTGAACTGACCTTGAATAGTCAATCAGTAGCAGTTCATGTGCCACACAAACTGCTCTAAAGCAAACTTGTTTCATCAACAAGaagatcaatacatttaatctcactgtttaaaaaaagagccaAAAGAGAGAAACTGCAGCTGAAACTAAGCTAGTATGTGATGTGTTTGCTACATGctcagaaagaggaggaggaggcgttGGCGCGGGAGCAGTCCAAGCAGCGAGCGCTGGACGCAGAGCGGGAACGTGTGGCTGAGATGCAACGGCGGCAGCGGGAGCAGGAGCAGTTCAGTGCCTTTGAGGAGATGATCCGCCGCCAGGAGTTGGAGAAGGAGCGCCAACGAGTGCTTCTGGAGTTTGCTGCTCCGGCTGAGCCTTCCTCTGACACACCCCTCATCCCGGGCATCCAGGGCCCACCGTTAGTTTCCCCTACCTTTCCTCAGATCCCAGGAGAACTGTCCAACCACCAACATAACCGCCCTCCCACATCCATCGGCACACCCACCACCGGCCCGCCCAGCTTCGACCGCTCACTCAAGCCCGGGTCTCTGGTCAGCCCGGGGAATAACAGTGAGTTCATTCTTTTGTGTCACGGTGGGCAGGCCTTCACAGGATTTAAAGTGCTGCCCTGCTCCTGGGTGAAAGTATTTATTCCTCTGAGCTGATTTCTTTCCCCCCTTGACCTACTTAATTTAGTTTGTTTGCACCATGACTTGTTTCAGAATCTCACAAGAGTCTAACTTTCCCATTCAGCTTTTGTGTATGATCTCTGCAGATACAATGGTGGATGCCCTTCGGCAGTTGGCTGTTCCCGCTGAGTTGTGCCGGAGCTTTCTGAGGTTGGCTGAGGCCAACACAAGCAGAGCTGTAGAAACTTGTGGCATCCTATGTGGCAAACTGGTAAGAAGCTGGAACAGTGTGGCCGTGTTGGAGCGATAGTACTGAAGTAGAAAAATGACTTTAAATAAATGCTTTTATCCAGCCCTTGAACCCAGAGGTGCTCAATGTTAGTGTTAATAATTCTGAGGCTGTGAACGTTTTATGaatgtggattttaaatgaaacttaGACAACAGTTGATGTCCCTCCAAAGAGGTTTAGAAGATAATTTGACACTTGTCTCATTGCTCTTTGGCTGCTCTGCCCATTGTTTACGTTATATCATTTCCTGGTGGGGTTAACTTCAAGCTCTTTCCACTTTTTTATGAGCATGACTGAGCGGTTTTGCTAGCAGCTGCTCAGTGTTAATTTCGTGCAGGCAGTGCCCTTGGGTGGCACTTTGGCAGACAGCGGGACATGCATAATTTAAAGGAGTGTAAAAGCAAGACGCTTTTTGTGTTTGGTCCAGACCAGAAATGCGTTTACTGTGACCCACGTCATCGTACCAAAGCAGTGCGGCGGACCGGACTATTGTGACACGGAAAACGAAGAGGAACTCTTCCTCATACAGGACCAGTATGATCTCATCACGCTCGGCTGGATACATGTGAGTAAAAGATGGGCAGGTTGGGGTCAGTGCTGACGAATAATCAGAGTCACCCACACCAATCAGCTTAGCTTATAAACTTTATTCAAAGAATAGATTCAAACATTACtcacagaaattttaaaacatgTCAGAAGAGAAAAATATAAATGCGTCTAAATTATAGGAGTAAAATCATGCATAGATGATAAATAAGACGATAACCAGAAGTTAAAGACATCAACAAAGCCATTCtgtaaaatgtcttaaaaaggtCACTGATTCATAGTGAGGTAATCCTCTGTGTCTGATTTCACactaaaatagatttttttttaatctttttttaatgctcCTATGATGAAATTTCATTGGGGAGACTGCTTGTTGATTTATGAAATAGTTATTAGGAATATTATAAAAAAGTTTTTTAGATATTTATGGCAGGTTGTTAAACATCATTGGGGGTGTTCATGTACTTACACAAAACAAGTGGTTTTGATACAACTTCATAAAAGTTAATATATGATACTGTTACTTAAATATTAACTTTTTACCAGGCTTCGTAACAACGGCGCATGAGTTATTATATAAAATCATAGACTGTGTATGAAACTTAACCAGCTGATGATTGGTTGCTCATGGATGTTCCAGCTGCTTAAAGGAAAAATTCCTCATGTGTTCACAAGGGCTAAGGGGAAAAAGTATCGCAATATTTTGTGTGGTGATGTTGTATTAATACAACGGCACCAAATATCAGCattgtattaaataaattaaaatactcTACAAATAAAAGCGCTCACCTCATACTGAGATTCTTCCTAACTCAGAGCAAACCAATGGCTTAGTCACACgagtaaaaatataactgcaACCTCATTGCATCTACAAAAACAGGTCAACTGATAGGAAGCAACCTTTCTGAAAATAGCGACAAGAACAGGAAGAAGCAACGCTCAGATATGAAGCTAAAGTTGAGGACTGTTTATTGGAGGATGTCAAAAACTGCCTAAACAGAGGCATTAGAAACCACCCATCACATTCTTCAGTAATGAATCGTACTTTAATGCTGCTTAACTGTGTGGAACCTCGTATCAACCAAAGTGCTGAGTAGGCACTAAAACCTGCCACCAAATGTAAAAGTATTCACTGTTCACTGATTGGTTTTGAATTTGTATTTGTTCAGGTGTatagttaaactttttttagaCATTCTGACTTCAGACCTGCATAAACTACAGTTTGGCTCACAAGTATAAGTCCTCATGGTTACCGCTGGTCCTGTCCTGCTGTGTAATGTGCACTGACGGTCTGCCCTCTGTTTCCCAGACTCACCCCACACAGACAGCCTTCCTGTCCAGCGTCGACCTCCACACACACTGCTCCTACCAGATCATGCTGCCGGAGGCCATCGCTATAGTCTGCTCGCCTAAGTTCAACGAGTGAGTGGGAGAACTCAGTGTCCTGTTTTTACAAACTACAggatattttttgtctttttctgtgaTCTAAccgtgtgtgattgtgtgtttgtgtgtgtttcagaatTGGCTACTTCAGATTGACAGATCGGGGAACAGATGAGATTTCCACATGTAAACAGAAAGGGTTTCATCCTCACAGCAAAGAGCCACCTCTATTTACAGTAAGTATATTTGTGCTGTGAAGTCATAGATGCAGTGTTGTCACAAATGGTAGGAATTTGTATCGCTaaagaaaatgatgaaaattCTGGAGTTATATAGATGATTTAGGATTGTAGAAACAAATTTAACTGTAAGTggcacaaaagaaaaacaagctcttattttgaaaatctagCACTAAAGCATCCTATAATTAACTGGTGGCTTTTATTTAGAAGATCTTGCATATTTCTGTGCATCTAGAATTATTTTCTATAACTCCTATAACTGGAgttagattttattttgaaaacctcAAAGCGTTTAAACAGGATGATAACTTCCAATAACTAATTGGAGTCTTTTATTTTTCGAAGGACGTCAGAAAATAGTTTTAGATTGTTAATAATGATGTAAAAATAATCTCATTTTGACAGACTGAATGACTGAGCCTCACCACTTATTTTACTTGCCTCTAACCAGCCAGTTATAACAAGGAAAAGCATTGGCCTCATACCAAACGACTATAAAAGTGATTTCAGTGTCTCAGTAAAACCTCAACGGTCTTACTAAAGCTGTAGTGGGattgcatcatcatcatctactGTTTGGTGGTCAGGAAACTGAGTCTTTTTCCTGTCTTGGCGTTCCAATGAAGTCAGCCATGTTTAACATTATTTGAAGTTTTCAAAGTCTGCGCTCTCTCCATGCCGTGCCCACATTCTGCcagatctttctttttttattttttaaagctcttttgtctttatttagAACAAACTACTCCACTCAAAACTGCAGGTGTGGCCAAAAGCTCCTTCCTTGTTTCTGCTCCAGTTTTTCTGCTTGTAAATTTCCACCATGTGCATGATGGGAAATAACCTCAGAAGGAATCCAACTGTAGTCTTGCAAAAAGTAAACATGTTTGTAACATATGACTAAAAACTCTGACGTgtcgtttttttttaaagtgtcagGATTGTATGGAGGTAGATGCAACACTCCAGAATAAAGATCTGTTTAGAAATAAATGTCCCACATTTGTTTCCTGCAGAGTATAGTTTATCTCCCCTACAGATAAATGTACTGGGCACAGTTTTCTGTGGAAAGTCGTATATGATTTTTGGGACGGGCAAGGCTTACTGCCAAAAAAGTGCCGACGATGTAAAGTGATGAAGTGATGACCAAGGGTTTAGTatagctttttctttcttcctttaatTAGATATTTGGGTCACTTTTAAAAGGTCAGTTAACCCAGAGAGTACTCAAATCTACTTAATAGGAGGCGTTTTCTTATATTTACTCCAATCTCAGTCAGATTAAAGGTtcatacagaaaaataaaacagatttattttcatGTCATCTTAAATAGATTTGATTATTACTTTTTCAATAAAATAACTTAAACGTTTTAATAGTTCACACATTTCTCTAACATGTGAAAAATCCCAGATTCCAAACAAGAAAGAGGCACAAATCCAGCCTCAGGGAGTCACAAGCTT includes these proteins:
- the LOC100700731 gene encoding STAM-binding protein-like A — its product is MADHTDVSLQPEERVRALTKKGSSVEINDDMPPRRYFRSGMEMIRMANIYTEEGNIEHAFVLYNKYITLFIEKLPKHRDYKTANIPEKKDTLKKLKDVAFPQAEILKKALLKRFEQEYAQYLVKKKEEEEALAREQSKQRALDAERERVAEMQRRQREQEQFSAFEEMIRRQELEKERQRVLLEFAAPAEPSSDTPLIPGIQGPPLVSPTFPQIPGELSNHQHNRPPTSIGTPTTGPPSFDRSLKPGSLVSPGNNNTMVDALRQLAVPAELCRSFLRLAEANTSRAVETCGILCGKLTRNAFTVTHVIVPKQCGGPDYCDTENEEELFLIQDQYDLITLGWIHTHPTQTAFLSSVDLHTHCSYQIMLPEAIAIVCSPKFNEIGYFRLTDRGTDEISTCKQKGFHPHSKEPPLFTHAGHVTITDGTVSMMDLR